The Candidatus Liberibacter solanacearum CLso-ZC1 genomic interval TCAAACTTATAGATGTTGATATACAAAAATGTGATAAAAATGATTCAGCGTCACTTAAAGTGAAATGATAACAATAAGTATGATACGTGATATTTTGTTTAATATTATAGCGATAGGTTTGGAATGTGCACTGGCAAGATGATGCAATAGTTCTTGGAGTCCGTTCTTATGGTGAGAAAAACATTATTTTAGAAGTTATGACTCGCCATTATGGGCGTCATTTAGGATTCGTACGTTACGGACAATCGCGCCGTATACAACCCGTTTTACAAGTTGGAAATTTAGTAAGAGTTAATTGGAGATCTAGGTTAGAACAAGATTTAGGAGAATTTCGTCTTGAGATTATTGAATATCGTTGTTCTAAACTTCTTTCTTCTGCTATTTCTCTTTATGGATTACAATCAATGATCCCTATTTTTCGATTCTTGCCTGAACGAGATCCCTGTCCAGATCTTTATGATCTGTTAAATCTTTTTATTAATAGCCATAAAATCTCATCTATTTTAGGAAAAATTTTTATTCAAATTGAACTTATTCTTTTGAAAAATATTGGATTTGGTCTTGAAATTACAAAATGTGTTGTGACAGGTGTCAGTCACGATCTTAGCTGGGTTTCTCCTAAATCTGGTGGTGCTATTTGTCATTCATTAGGGCTTCCTTATGCAAGTAAAATGCTTGTATTGCCGTTGTTTCTTTGGAAAGAACAACAAAATATAGATGCAGATTCTCTCAGAAATGCTTTTCGGTTGACGGGCTATTTTTTAGATAAATACGCTTTTCAACATAATATTATTCATTGCAATAGTCTTCGAATAAATTTTTTAAATAAATTGATAGAATTACTTTAAACTTTTGTGCAGAGAACATTGCTCTGCATTAAGTATAGTTGTGAGTAGAGAGAAAGGTTAAAAGTAAAATTAGCTCAATGAAGGATTGAATATCAATCTTGAGTCCTTTTGAGCATGAAATTTTTGTAAATAATAGTAGGAACTAAGGAGGTATCCTGTTCGTCAAATAAGCATATACTGGTCGTTAAAGATAGTGATACCCCGAACCTTTCCGGGGTATCAAAAATTTAAATGATTTATTTTACGGTATTATGTGGCTTTTTCGCTCATAATGGTGGCATGATAATTAAGGCATCAATCACAAACTTGACAAATAATATGACGTTTTTTCCCAAAAGAAAGTTTTATAACTCCAGCTGAGTCAAAATCTTTCAATTCAATATGTGCTTTTTCATTTGAGATCACATTATCATTTACTTTGATAGCATTACTTTGTATATGCCGACGTGCTTCACTTGTTGAAACAGCAAATCCTGCTTTGACGATAAGCGTCAAAATACCTATTCCCTGATTTATTTCAGCCTTTGAAATTGATATAGTTGGCATATTTTCTGAGTACATATTCATATCGAAGCATTCCATCGCAGCGGTTGCGGCTTTTTCTGCCTCGGCTTTTCCATGTACCATTGTTGTAATTTCGGTTGCTATGATTTTTTTAGCTTCATTAAGTTCTTTTTCTTGCAATTTTTCTATGCGATGAATTTCAGATATTGGAAGAGTTGTCAATCTTTTTGCAAAATTCACAACATCGGCATCATCGATATTGCGCCAATATTGCCAGAAATCATACGGAGAAGTCATTTCTTTATTAAGCCAAATAGCTCCCGCAGCTGTTTTTCCCATTTTGGCACCAGAGGAAGTAGTAAGAAGTGGCGAGGTCAGGGCAAATAATTGTGGAGTTTTTAAACGCCCCCCGAGCTCAATTCCACAAATCATATTTCCCCATTGATCTGATCCTCCCATTTGGAGACGACAATCATAGTTTTTCGATAGTTCTACAAAGTCATAAGCCTGTAAAATCATATAGTTGAATTCAAGAAAAGAAAGAGATTGCTCACGTTGTAAACGTGATCGTACAGAGTCAAACGAGAGCATTCGATTTACGGAAAAACAGCTTCCAACTTCGCGCAAAAAATCTATGTACTTAATAGGTGATAGCCATGCATCATTATTGAGCATCAAAGCATCATTTTTACCAGTTCCATATCTTATAAAAGCAGAAAATATATCTTTAATACTTTTGATATTTTTCTGAATTTCTTGAACTCCTATCATTCTTCTGGCTTCACTTATGAAAGAAGGATCTCCAATCATACCTGTTCCCCCGCCCATAAGAGAGATAGGTCTATGACCTGTTTTTTGTAGCCAGAACAACATCATTAATTGTGTTAAATGACCTACGTGTAAGGAAGAAGCAGTAGGATCGTAGCCGATATAAGCTGTGATGGTACTGTTATAGCATAATTTATCTAGCTCTTGAGGATTGGAGATTTGATGGATAAATCCTCTTTCTGAGAGAATATTTAGAAAATCAGATTTAAATACAGACATGTTAAATTTCTTTCTATGTCAATGTTAATATTCACATACCTATCTCTAAATATTATTTTACTATTTTACAGAGATATCGAGATCTTTTGGTATAATTAAGAGAAGATTTTTTTGAACAAACGATAATACCGATTAATATAATCAGATCTGGATGTTAGTGTTTTGATTCCAAAATATTGAAAGTATAATTGACTGCGTTTTAAATGATATGCAGACGATACTAACATTACATTTCTCCCTTTTATATTAGATGAAGTGAATTGAGCATTTTGAAAGGTATTAAATGATTGTGTTTCTAGTTTGATATCATCTCTTTCGACATCTAGTTTTAATAG includes:
- the tyrS gene encoding tyrosine--tRNA ligase, translated to MSVFKSDFLNILSERGFIHQISNPQELDKLCYNSTITAYIGYDPTASSLHVGHLTQLMMLFWLQKTGHRPISLMGGGTGMIGDPSFISEARRMIGVQEIQKNIKSIKDIFSAFIRYGTGKNDALMLNNDAWLSPIKYIDFLREVGSCFSVNRMLSFDSVRSRLQREQSLSFLEFNYMILQAYDFVELSKNYDCRLQMGGSDQWGNMICGIELGGRLKTPQLFALTSPLLTTSSGAKMGKTAAGAIWLNKEMTSPYDFWQYWRNIDDADVVNFAKRLTTLPISEIHRIEKLQEKELNEAKKIIATEITTMVHGKAEAEKAATAAMECFDMNMYSENMPTISISKAEINQGIGILTLIVKAGFAVSTSEARRHIQSNAIKVNDNVISNEKAHIELKDFDSAGVIKLSFGKKRHIICQVCD
- the recO gene encoding DNA repair protein RecO → MHWQDDAIVLGVRSYGEKNIILEVMTRHYGRHLGFVRYGQSRRIQPVLQVGNLVRVNWRSRLEQDLGEFRLEIIEYRCSKLLSSAISLYGLQSMIPIFRFLPERDPCPDLYDLLNLFINSHKISSILGKIFIQIELILLKNIGFGLEITKCVVTGVSHDLSWVSPKSGGAICHSLGLPYASKMLVLPLFLWKEQQNIDADSLRNAFRLTGYFLDKYAFQHNIIHCNSLRINFLNKLIELL
- a CDS encoding YdcF family protein — protein: MQSYARIFETIRLYKLCKKHSTHCTILITGRDPQKNGLAEATVYSQKLLKLDVERDDIKLETQSFNTFQNAQFTSSNIKGRNVMLVSSAYHLKRSQLYFQYFGIKTLTSRSDYINRYYRLFKKIFS